In one window of Gossypium arboreum isolate Shixiya-1 chromosome 4, ASM2569848v2, whole genome shotgun sequence DNA:
- the LOC108459212 gene encoding uncharacterized protein LOC108459212, whose protein sequence is MGRGQRASGRDIGSTHSYVASAVSETLGLPFESTSSEITVVSLLGQSAGVNKLFRDVPLEAQGTVFLADLMELPFEEFDLILGMDCVADSGDSSVKDIRAVRDFFDVFLEELLGLPLNREVEFGIEFFSGTAPVSIAPYRMASKELTELKAQIQVL, encoded by the exons ATGGGCCGAGGACAGAGAGCatcgggcagag ATATAGGCTCTACACATTCTTACGTAGCTAGTGcggtgtctgagactttggggtTACCGTttgagagcacttctagtgaaATAACAGTGGTGAGTTTGTTGGGGCAGTCTGCTGGAGTTAATAAACTGTTTAGAGATGTACCATTAGAGGCCCAAGGGACTGtatttctggctgatctgatggagCTTCCATTTGAGGAGTTTGacctgattttgggtatggactg TGTTGCTGATTCTGGAGACTCTTCGGTTAAGGACATTCGAGCGGTAAGAGATTTTTTTGATGTTTTCCTAGAGGAACTATTGGGATTACCTCTGAATCGTGAGgtagaatttgggattgagttTTTTTcgggtacagctccggtgtctatcgccccttatcgAATGGCATCGAAAGAGCTGACTGAActtaaagctcagattcaggTGTTGTAG